GCGAAGAGAGTTGCTCTTTAGCGCAGTCGTCAAGTCGAACGGTTTCACTGCGCCCTGCGCCCTGAACTTCGTTCAGTCCCTCTTCATCTGGGCCTGGTTTGCCCTTTCTATTTCGTCCTCCAGGCGCTGGGCCAGGAAGTTTCCGGGATCGATCCGCTTGATGTTGACCAGACAGTCGAACGCCTTGATCAGGTCGCCTGTCTGCATGAACCGCATACCGAGATCGAAGAACCACCGGGTGATCTCCTCTTCAGGGGTGATGATGCCCCGTCCTTCGGCCATCATCTCACCGATGTTGAAGATAGCGCTCTCGTCCCCCTGTTCGGCTGCCAGCCGGAACCATTTTTCCGCCAACTCGTCGCTCTGCCCGAGCCCGAGCCCGTCCAGGTACAGCTTTGCCAGGAACGCCTGGGCGTAGGGGTGACCCTTTTCGGCGGACGCTGCGATGGCTCTGATCGCCGAAGACCCCTCGGTAAATCCCCGCCCCAGGATGATCATGGACCCCAGTTTCATCCTGGCCCCGAGGTCCCCCTGCTCAGCGGCCTGCCAGAACCAGAGGGCTGCCTCTCCTGGATCGGCACGGGTACCGAGACCCTTATCGAACATGATCCCGAGGTTGAACATGGCGGTGACCTCACCCTGTTGGGCAGCCTTCAGGAACCACGAAAAGGCCCCCTCCAGATCCTCGTCAAGGTGCTCTCCCGTGGCCATGAGGAGCCCGAGCTGCGTCTGTGCCTCAGCGTTGCCCGCCTCGGCGGCGCTTTTAAGTTCATCGAGATGTTTTTCAATGTCAGTCATCATCTTTCCTTTCCCCTGCGTTGAGTGGGCGCATATTAACATGGAAACGGGTTGCTATGGTATGGTGTATACATGGAAGCGACGGATGCAAAGCCGCTGGTCGAGTTAGCTGTCAGCAGCCGGCAAAAAAACTCCTCCCTCCTCCCTCCTCCCTCCTCCCTGCCCTGCGACGAAGGGGATCGCTATGCCCATAGTCGCAGGCATTGACAGCTGCCCGGGTGGCTGGCTGGCAGTGCTGGTCACCTTTTACGAGGAGATCGTCGAAGAACGGCACTATCGTTTCGGGCGGTTCGAGGAGATCTTCACCGTTAAAGAGCCTCCCGGCTTTGTAGGGGTGGATATTCCCATCGGGCTCCTTGAAGAACCCGAAGAAGGCGGACGTGAGTGCGACAGGGCGGCGCGAAAGGTCCTGGGGCGCCCTCGCTCGGCGAGCGTTTTTTCACCGCCGGTCAGGCCCTCCCTTGAGTGTGAAACCTTTGACCAGGGTCGTGAGTTCGGCCTTAACCTGCAAACCTTCGGGATCCTCCCCAAGGTCCGTGAGCTGGACCGGATCATGACCCCTGACCTCCAGAAGCGGATAAGGGAGGTCCATCCCGAGATCTGTTTTTTCACTATGGCAGGGCTCGTCCCGGCTGCCGAAACCAAGAAGAAGGCGACGGGGCGCGATGAGAGAACACGGCTGCTGGGCAGCTTCTTCTACCAGGTTCCCGAGGGGCTGTCCCGCTTTCCCACCCGGGAGGCGGGCCCGGACGACGTCCTCGACGCCTATGCCTGTGCCTGGACCGCCATGAGGCTCTTCAGGGGCGAGGCCGGCTGCCTGCCCGACC
This bacterium DNA region includes the following protein-coding sequences:
- a CDS encoding tetratricopeptide repeat protein, translating into MMTDIEKHLDELKSAAEAGNAEAQTQLGLLMATGEHLDEDLEGAFSWFLKAAQQGEVTAMFNLGIMFDKGLGTRADPGEAALWFWQAAEQGDLGARMKLGSMIILGRGFTEGSSAIRAIAASAEKGHPYAQAFLAKLYLDGLGLGQSDELAEKWFRLAAEQGDESAIFNIGEMMAEGRGIITPEEEITRWFFDLGMRFMQTGDLIKAFDCLVNIKRIDPGNFLAQRLEDEIERANQAQMKRD
- a CDS encoding DUF429 domain-containing protein; translation: MPIVAGIDSCPGGWLAVLVTFYEEIVEERHYRFGRFEEIFTVKEPPGFVGVDIPIGLLEEPEEGGRECDRAARKVLGRPRSASVFSPPVRPSLECETFDQGREFGLNLQTFGILPKVRELDRIMTPDLQKRIREVHPEICFFTMAGLVPAAETKKKATGRDERTRLLGSFFYQVPEGLSRFPTREAGPDDVLDAYACAWTAMRLFRGEAGCLPDRPPRDEKGLEMAIWY